One genomic window of Meiothermus cerbereus DSM 11376 includes the following:
- a CDS encoding ATP-binding protein: MPHNSIRLMGRPQARLGSEVLLFLQDKRYLLLSYLAFCGDWVSREHLACLFWLDSDSTSARKNLRHLLSRVRALEWQPGLETQQEYLRWQVDTDVAAFTRACAQSNWAAAVQTFGGELLQGFSADDTPEFAAWLETEREHLSQRWRGTVFQQSVALEQSGQTGQSLELLQTLLESNPLDEEALERYMQMAAHLGETRIALRAYERFSELLHKELNLPPTLGLERLAESIRQKSQTLAGPPPPPPIPHVPVAPMPFVGRDLELAEIAEALQQPDCRLLTLSGPGGVGKSRMALQTVLEHAVHFPEGAHFVTLDSLETPEQIPLRIAETLRLPLQGPDPPLAQLERHIGQRAMLLVLDNYEHLLEGAGLALRLLEACPRLHLLVTSRERLNLHSEGVIQVRGLALPEGPVSLLEAQHYDAVRLFVLRAQQVRPDFALNPQNLPLVLEVCRRVEGFPLALELAAAWVRTLPLEEIVQEVGSPELMVSQSRDTQPRHRSMEAVFEHSWRLLTPAEQTALQRLSVFFGGFRAEAVKQVSSTPLPVLAALVDKSLLRLTPTGRYDRHALLYQYMQQRLAEHPLEEQETRSKHSLYYLRYLSRALKEIRGPEPKPTLLALEEELGNLRLSWSWALEMGRFQAIKDAAEALMRFLDARGRYQEGIEMFEEARQALGSSRPQQSAALGCVLVFLGKFQQRLRQQEEAAQTTQQGLDLLRSHLVPDPEPQIWGLGTLRAVANAQGQNQAALAHGLLALKMAREMASPRLVAVCSGWVAISEDVLGQHGQAIGHYREAIFLFKQQGNRIGALHNTSSLGKLLIDLGRFEEALPLLQEALQECQTSGELMVWGETLMYLGRCYLMLGRLEPAWECAQGALQLATQHPAQYDEVWLYNLLGQVASARGQPAEALRFFRMALGQAWQAQQVPALLQVLCGWATTLEAESLEAAKALRLVAEHPQAFAADRARAQALLHGASEGESPTLEQVVGHFLEHSS, from the coding sequence ATGCCCCACAACTCGATTCGGCTGATGGGCAGGCCCCAGGCCAGGCTGGGTTCTGAGGTGTTGTTATTCCTCCAGGACAAGCGCTACTTGCTGCTGTCCTACCTGGCCTTTTGCGGCGACTGGGTGAGCCGCGAGCACCTGGCCTGCTTGTTTTGGTTGGACTCGGACAGCACCAGCGCCCGTAAAAACCTGCGCCACCTGCTTTCGCGGGTGCGGGCGCTGGAGTGGCAGCCCGGGCTCGAGACCCAGCAGGAGTACCTGCGCTGGCAGGTAGACACCGATGTGGCTGCGTTTACTCGAGCCTGTGCCCAGTCCAACTGGGCCGCCGCCGTACAGACCTTTGGGGGCGAGCTGTTGCAGGGCTTTAGCGCCGACGACACCCCAGAGTTTGCTGCCTGGCTCGAGACCGAGCGCGAGCACCTGAGCCAGCGTTGGCGCGGGACGGTCTTTCAGCAAAGCGTTGCGCTTGAGCAAAGCGGCCAAACCGGCCAGAGCCTAGAGCTGCTGCAAACCCTGCTGGAGTCCAACCCCCTCGACGAGGAAGCCCTCGAGCGCTACATGCAAATGGCCGCTCACCTGGGAGAGACCCGCATAGCCCTTCGCGCCTACGAGCGCTTTTCCGAGCTGCTGCACAAGGAGCTAAACCTGCCGCCTACCCTGGGCCTCGAGCGCCTGGCCGAGTCCATTCGGCAAAAAAGCCAGACCCTGGCAGGCCCACCCCCTCCTCCGCCAATCCCCCACGTTCCAGTGGCCCCCATGCCCTTTGTGGGGCGCGACCTCGAGCTTGCCGAGATCGCCGAGGCCCTGCAACAGCCCGACTGCCGCCTGCTCACGCTGAGCGGCCCTGGGGGGGTGGGCAAGTCGCGCATGGCCCTGCAAACGGTGCTCGAGCACGCCGTCCACTTCCCCGAGGGGGCCCACTTTGTGACGCTCGACTCGCTGGAGACCCCCGAACAAATCCCGCTGCGTATCGCCGAGACCCTGCGGCTCCCCCTGCAAGGCCCCGACCCCCCGCTGGCCCAGCTCGAGCGCCATATTGGCCAGCGGGCCATGCTTTTGGTGCTGGACAACTACGAACACCTGCTCGAGGGGGCCGGCCTTGCCCTCCGGCTGCTGGAAGCCTGCCCCCGGCTGCACCTGCTGGTCACCTCGCGCGAGCGGCTCAACCTGCACAGCGAGGGGGTGATTCAGGTACGGGGGCTTGCGCTACCCGAAGGGCCTGTGTCCCTGCTCGAGGCCCAGCACTACGACGCGGTGCGGCTGTTTGTGCTGCGGGCCCAGCAGGTGCGGCCCGATTTTGCCCTGAACCCCCAGAACCTGCCGCTGGTGCTCGAGGTCTGCCGCCGGGTGGAGGGGTTTCCGCTGGCGCTCGAGCTGGCCGCGGCCTGGGTACGCACCCTGCCGCTGGAAGAGATTGTGCAGGAGGTGGGCAGCCCCGAGCTGATGGTCAGCCAGAGCCGCGATACCCAGCCGCGCCACCGCAGCATGGAGGCGGTGTTCGAGCACTCCTGGCGGCTTTTGACCCCAGCCGAACAAACCGCCCTGCAGCGGCTGTCGGTCTTCTTCGGTGGTTTTCGCGCCGAAGCCGTGAAGCAGGTCAGCAGCACGCCCTTGCCCGTGCTGGCCGCGCTGGTGGACAAGTCGCTGCTGCGCCTGACCCCCACAGGCCGCTACGACCGCCACGCCCTGCTCTACCAGTACATGCAACAAAGGCTGGCCGAGCATCCCCTGGAGGAGCAGGAAACCCGCAGCAAGCACAGCCTGTACTACCTGCGCTACTTGAGTCGCGCCCTGAAAGAAATTCGCGGCCCCGAACCCAAACCCACGCTCCTGGCCCTGGAAGAAGAGCTGGGCAACCTGCGGCTGTCCTGGAGCTGGGCGCTGGAGATGGGGCGTTTTCAGGCCATCAAGGATGCCGCCGAAGCCCTGATGCGCTTCCTGGACGCGCGGGGGCGCTACCAGGAGGGCATCGAGATGTTTGAGGAAGCCCGCCAGGCGCTGGGCTCGAGCCGTCCGCAGCAGTCGGCTGCGCTGGGCTGTGTGCTGGTGTTTTTGGGCAAGTTCCAGCAGCGCCTGCGCCAGCAGGAGGAGGCCGCGCAAACCACCCAGCAGGGCCTGGATTTGCTGCGAAGCCATCTTGTTCCAGACCCAGAGCCGCAAATCTGGGGCCTGGGCACGCTGCGGGCGGTGGCCAACGCCCAGGGCCAGAACCAAGCCGCCCTGGCCCACGGCCTGCTGGCCCTGAAGATGGCCCGCGAGATGGCCAGCCCCCGCCTGGTTGCGGTCTGTTCGGGCTGGGTCGCCATCTCTGAAGACGTGCTGGGCCAGCATGGCCAAGCCATTGGCCACTACCGCGAGGCCATTTTTCTCTTCAAGCAACAGGGAAACCGCATCGGCGCCCTCCACAACACCTCCAGCCTGGGAAAGCTGCTGATAGACCTGGGTCGCTTTGAGGAGGCGCTTCCGCTGCTGCAAGAGGCCCTGCAGGAGTGCCAGACCAGCGGCGAGCTGATGGTCTGGGGCGAGACCCTGATGTATCTGGGCCGCTGTTATCTGATGCTGGGGCGGCTCGAGCCCGCCTGGGAATGCGCCCAGGGTGCGCTGCAACTGGCGACCCAGCACCCCGCACAGTACGACGAGGTGTGGCTGTACAACCTGCTGGGCCAGGTCGCCAGCGCCCGGGGCCAGCCTGCTGAGGCCCTGCGCTTTTTTCGAATGGCCCTGGGCCAGGCCTGGCAGGCCCAGCAGGTACCCGCGCTGCTCCAGGTGCTGTGTGGCTGGGCCACCACGCTAGAGGCCGAAAGCCTCGAGGCTGCAAAAGCCTTGCGGCTCGTGGCTGAACACCCCCAGGCCTTTGCGGCCGACAGGGCAAGAGCCCAGGCTTTGTTGCACGGGGCTTCCGAAGGCGAGAGTCCAACCCTCGAGCAGGTAGTAGGGCATTTTTTAGAGCACTCTTCATAA
- a CDS encoding DUF4256 domain-containing protein, whose translation MTAKQHDELLQVLKTRFEQHPHRHAGLRWADVEARLAAQPDKLASLLQMENTGGEPDVVGHDPKTGAFIFFDCALESPRGRRSLCYDREARLSRKHNQPAGSALEMAAAMGVELLTEEQYRALQQLGSFDTKTSSWLQTPPDIRKLGGAIFGDRRYDRVFIYHNGADSYYAARGFRGCLKV comes from the coding sequence ATGACCGCAAAGCAGCACGACGAGCTTCTGCAGGTGCTCAAAACCCGTTTTGAACAGCACCCGCACCGTCACGCAGGGCTACGCTGGGCTGATGTCGAGGCCCGGCTGGCCGCCCAGCCCGATAAGCTGGCCTCGCTTTTGCAAATGGAAAACACCGGCGGCGAGCCGGATGTGGTAGGCCACGACCCAAAGACCGGCGCTTTTATTTTTTTCGATTGCGCTCTAGAGAGTCCCAGGGGCCGCCGCAGCCTCTGCTACGACCGCGAAGCCCGCTTGTCCAGAAAACACAACCAACCCGCGGGCTCGGCCCTGGAGATGGCCGCCGCGATGGGCGTCGAGCTGCTGACCGAAGAGCAGTACCGGGCCTTGCAGCAGCTAGGCTCTTTCGACACCAAGACCTCGAGCTGGCTCCAGACTCCCCCCGATATCCGAAAACTCGGCGGGGCCATCTTTGGCGACCGGCGCTACGACCGCGTGTTTATATACCATAACGGGGCCGACTCGTACTACGCCGCCAGGGGCTTTCGCGGCTGCCTGAAGGTCTAG
- a CDS encoding DUF402 domain-containing protein — translation MHLKVETHHLVARTHTVKAGTFPVALYHEHEHGLYLERAFVGHPSYRYWKAHILPQHHLQICQYFTHQDNYPFEFYIDIVQVEREGHVLRVRDLYLDLGIAFDKTLTLLDTHELFEALRAGLISLDEAMLATQTLHDLINRLGQHQNSLEGTLRAQGIELKWDWELSPTP, via the coding sequence ATGCACCTCAAGGTAGAAACCCACCACCTTGTTGCCAGGACCCATACGGTCAAGGCGGGAACCTTTCCAGTGGCGCTGTACCACGAGCATGAGCACGGGCTCTACCTCGAGCGAGCCTTCGTAGGGCATCCCAGCTACCGCTACTGGAAGGCCCATATTCTGCCCCAGCATCACCTGCAAATTTGCCAGTACTTTACCCATCAGGACAACTATCCCTTCGAGTTTTACATAGACATCGTACAGGTCGAGCGGGAGGGGCATGTCCTGCGGGTGAGGGACCTGTACCTCGACCTGGGCATCGCCTTCGACAAAACCCTCACCCTGCTGGATACCCATGAATTGTTCGAGGCGCTCAGGGCCGGCCTGATTAGCCTGGATGAAGCCATGCTGGCCACCCAAACCCTGCACGACCTCATCAACCGGCTGGGGCAACACCAAAATAGTCTGGAAGGCACGCTGCGGGCCCAGGGCATTGAGCTGAAATGGGACTGGGAGCTGTCGCCTACCCCCTAA
- a CDS encoding ABC transporter permease: MEVLALIYRNLRARPVRSILTLLGIVVSTASMVLFMSFGEGLRKALGAELSAVGPAVLVLPEGVEAFSPGYPELRPEAVEALKKAAPDLGINQVIPYVVLTRGGFDPQSSFVFQGIPDGLSPKALYPNLTLAEGALNPSPRGAVVGSRLAERNQLSLGKALRLSPRISLRVEGILKGSGGLSDNIIFVPASVVQEVLGTRNYTAAAVGVSAGFTADQVAEAIKARIAGVSAQTTGDVMRFAERAVRISDLVRFGISLVALIVGGLLVANTVMMSVYERIREFGLMRALGAKQGFIFGLVLLEALLLGVVGGLLGLALGQVASGLVSWYTGREVGVALSAITFRLASFALLVAVVLGLLAGFLPARTASRLKVVEALGRL, translated from the coding sequence GTGGAAGTATTGGCGCTCATCTATCGCAACCTGCGGGCCCGGCCTGTTCGCAGCATTCTGACCTTGCTGGGAATTGTGGTCTCGACGGCCTCAATGGTACTTTTTATGTCGTTTGGAGAGGGGCTGCGCAAGGCATTGGGGGCCGAGCTATCTGCAGTAGGGCCGGCTGTTCTGGTCTTGCCCGAAGGCGTGGAGGCCTTTAGCCCTGGTTATCCCGAACTTCGCCCGGAAGCGGTGGAAGCCCTGAAAAAAGCCGCTCCAGACCTGGGTATTAACCAGGTTATCCCTTACGTGGTGCTGACTCGAGGTGGGTTTGATCCCCAGAGCTCCTTTGTTTTCCAGGGGATACCGGATGGGCTGAGCCCCAAGGCGCTTTACCCCAACCTCACCCTGGCCGAGGGCGCCCTGAACCCCAGCCCCCGCGGCGCGGTGGTGGGCAGTCGGCTGGCCGAGCGCAACCAGCTCAGCCTCGGCAAGGCTTTGCGCCTTTCGCCCAGGATTTCGCTGCGGGTGGAGGGTATTCTGAAGGGAAGCGGGGGGCTTTCTGATAACATCATCTTCGTGCCAGCCAGCGTGGTGCAGGAGGTCTTGGGTACCCGCAACTATACCGCGGCGGCGGTGGGGGTAAGTGCAGGGTTTACCGCCGACCAGGTGGCCGAGGCCATCAAAGCCCGGATTGCCGGAGTGAGCGCCCAGACCACCGGCGATGTGATGCGCTTTGCCGAGCGGGCGGTGCGGATTTCCGACCTGGTGCGCTTTGGCATTAGCCTGGTGGCGCTCATCGTGGGCGGGCTGCTGGTGGCCAACACCGTGATGATGTCGGTGTATGAGCGCATCCGCGAGTTTGGCCTGATGCGGGCGCTGGGGGCTAAACAGGGCTTCATTTTTGGCCTGGTGCTGCTCGAGGCCCTGCTGCTGGGTGTGGTGGGAGGTCTGCTGGGCCTGGCTCTGGGTCAGGTGGCTTCGGGGCTGGTTAGCTGGTACACCGGGCGCGAGGTGGGTGTTGCGCTCTCGGCCATAACCTTCCGCCTGGCCTCTTTTGCCCTGTTGGTGGCGGTCGTGCTGGGCTTGCTGGCCGGGTTTTTGCCGGCCCGCACGGCCAGCCGCCTCAAAGTGGTCGAGGCCCTGGGGAGGCTGTGA
- a CDS encoding ABC transporter ATP-binding protein, translated as MLEAINLHKRYHQGEIDVVAVDHFTYRFPAGLTAIVGPSGSGKTTLLNLLAGFDVPSEGEVRLDTTPLSTLSEDGRSEVRLKHMGFVFQQWNLIPTLTALENVAFPMMLAGLGLKERSARAAALLEAVGLGPRGKHLPSKLSGGEQQRVAIARALALNPPILFADEPTGNLDSASGARVVELLLHQAREGRTVILVTHDLELARKAERILHLRDGRLVRVEDLTPASAAVNSP; from the coding sequence ATGCTTGAGGCCATTAATTTGCACAAGCGCTATCACCAGGGCGAGATTGATGTGGTGGCGGTGGATCATTTCACCTACCGCTTTCCCGCGGGCCTGACCGCCATTGTGGGGCCTTCGGGCTCGGGCAAGACCACCCTTTTGAACCTGCTGGCGGGCTTCGATGTGCCCAGTGAAGGGGAGGTGCGCCTCGACACCACCCCGCTTTCCACCCTGTCCGAGGATGGCCGCTCGGAGGTGCGCCTGAAGCATATGGGCTTTGTGTTTCAGCAGTGGAACCTGATTCCTACCCTGACTGCCCTGGAGAATGTGGCCTTTCCCATGATGCTGGCGGGGCTGGGCCTCAAGGAGCGCAGCGCCAGGGCTGCCGCGCTTTTAGAGGCGGTGGGGCTGGGCCCGCGGGGCAAACACCTGCCCAGCAAGCTCTCGGGCGGCGAGCAACAACGTGTGGCCATAGCCCGGGCGCTGGCCCTGAACCCCCCCATCCTGTTTGCCGACGAGCCTACTGGCAACCTGGACTCGGCCTCGGGGGCCCGGGTGGTGGAGCTTTTGCTGCACCAGGCCCGGGAGGGCCGCACGGTGATTCTGGTCACGCATGACCTCGAGCTCGCCCGCAAGGCCGAGCGCATTCTGCACCTAAGGGATGGCAGGTTGGTCAGGGTGGAGGATTTGACCCCCGCCTCTGCGGCTGTAAATAGCCCTTAG
- a CDS encoding GYD domain-containing protein: MPKYLLKVNYVGEGIQGLLEEGGTRRRAAAEALVKSLGGSLETMYFAFGETDVYAIGELPNTQAAAALALTLGASGRVTCETVVLLTPEDVDAAARLTPHYRAPGR, encoded by the coding sequence ATGCCCAAGTATCTGCTCAAGGTGAACTACGTAGGTGAAGGTATTCAAGGCCTGCTCGAGGAGGGTGGTACACGCCGCAGGGCCGCTGCCGAAGCCCTGGTCAAGTCGCTGGGTGGGAGCCTGGAAACGATGTACTTCGCTTTTGGCGAAACCGACGTATATGCCATCGGCGAGCTGCCAAACACTCAGGCCGCGGCTGCACTGGCGCTCACGCTGGGGGCCAGCGGGCGCGTCACCTGCGAGACCGTGGTGCTGTTGACGCCAGAGGACGTAGACGCCGCCGCCCGGCTGACCCCGCACTACCGGGCTCCGGGTCGGTAG
- a CDS encoding DUF6345 domain-containing protein, whose amino-acid sequence MRTRLTRLTGLALLGLLVACSSNTRLAFEFIGFLPVFYVVENPVNPTRARELALALGIETSIIASDGSIRYLDKHLFQHLPMVPVGPGPADEEGHIPSEERFDFEAIRAIQPLAADEARLRAVSALQKAGLNPRRATISVGHSRFQAVSVRGEAVADVALDTQVDFDTVTPNNYPLRGPGASIKVVFDGQGKVTQLQYAYRVLAEGSRAAILSGPQAQRRAAAQYFGVDQAQVTLQGQCARVQAQAGSLCLQSELVYYAPPMGLSVTQIAPHYLFSGRFSLDGTTVEIRRLLIPALANAPEVGLSVTSDGSLAVEGRATVSGGKAPYSYSWASATTALPLHAQEHSIRYNVSSREAVSRETLSVVVTDAEGISTWASQVVMVNAPAPMAKAAPQAQAPHTVGAAWVGASQNLPYSARNVGGFLSQASEAGVQVAFNFGEQLAYQSDFARETDSFGIDSVDLGFYTGHANGLGFSFVTERKKRFFYSEQASWGERDLEWLLIAACGPLQESEFGIPWWRQWGGAFNGLHLLLGYANTTYDNSHEGLLLGQGIFEQKLPLRQAWANAASSIQTPAEIYAVMGVWDARGVNNYNDHFWNLGPVGPDIPGPSVEGFWRLSGPS is encoded by the coding sequence ATGCGCACACGCCTCACACGCTTGACGGGCCTGGCACTGCTGGGCCTGCTGGTGGCCTGCAGCAGCAACACCCGCCTGGCTTTCGAATTTATCGGCTTTTTGCCGGTTTTCTACGTGGTGGAGAACCCCGTCAACCCCACCCGGGCGCGCGAACTGGCGCTGGCGCTGGGCATCGAGACCAGCATCATCGCCAGCGATGGCAGCATTCGCTACCTGGACAAGCACCTCTTTCAGCACCTGCCGATGGTTCCGGTAGGCCCAGGCCCAGCCGACGAGGAGGGCCACATCCCCAGCGAGGAACGCTTCGATTTCGAGGCCATCCGGGCCATCCAGCCCCTGGCCGCGGACGAGGCCCGGCTGCGGGCGGTCTCGGCCCTGCAAAAAGCCGGCCTCAACCCCAGAAGGGCCACCATCAGCGTGGGGCATTCGCGCTTCCAGGCCGTCTCGGTCAGGGGCGAGGCGGTGGCCGATGTAGCGCTCGACACCCAGGTGGACTTCGACACCGTAACCCCCAACAACTATCCCCTGCGCGGGCCGGGGGCCAGCATCAAGGTGGTGTTCGATGGGCAGGGCAAAGTTACCCAGCTTCAGTATGCCTACCGGGTGTTGGCGGAAGGCTCGAGGGCCGCCATCCTCTCCGGGCCACAAGCCCAGCGGCGGGCCGCCGCCCAGTACTTCGGGGTGGACCAAGCCCAGGTCACGCTCCAGGGCCAGTGTGCCCGCGTGCAAGCCCAGGCAGGCAGCCTCTGCTTGCAGTCCGAGCTGGTCTATTACGCACCCCCCATGGGCCTCTCGGTCACCCAGATTGCCCCGCACTATCTGTTTAGCGGCAGGTTTTCGCTGGACGGCACCACTGTGGAAATTCGCCGCCTGTTGATTCCGGCCCTGGCCAACGCACCCGAGGTCGGGTTGAGCGTTACCAGCGATGGCAGCCTCGCCGTAGAAGGCCGGGCCACGGTAAGCGGCGGAAAGGCGCCCTACAGCTACTCCTGGGCTTCTGCCACCACCGCCCTCCCCCTCCATGCCCAGGAGCATAGCATCCGCTACAACGTCTCGAGCCGCGAGGCGGTGTCCCGCGAGACCCTGAGCGTGGTGGTCACCGATGCCGAGGGCATCAGCACCTGGGCCAGCCAGGTCGTCATGGTCAATGCCCCTGCGCCGATGGCTAAAGCCGCCCCCCAGGCCCAGGCCCCGCACACGGTAGGCGCAGCCTGGGTAGGCGCTTCGCAAAACCTGCCGTACTCGGCCCGCAACGTGGGGGGTTTTCTGAGCCAGGCCAGCGAGGCCGGGGTGCAGGTGGCCTTCAACTTTGGCGAGCAACTGGCATACCAGAGCGATTTCGCCCGGGAGACCGACAGCTTCGGCATCGACAGCGTGGACCTGGGCTTCTACACCGGACACGCCAACGGGCTGGGCTTCAGTTTCGTTACCGAGCGCAAAAAACGTTTCTTCTACTCCGAGCAGGCCAGCTGGGGCGAGCGCGACCTCGAGTGGCTGCTCATTGCGGCCTGTGGGCCGCTGCAGGAGTCCGAGTTTGGCATCCCCTGGTGGCGGCAGTGGGGCGGCGCCTTCAACGGGCTGCACCTGCTGCTGGGCTACGCCAACACCACCTACGACAACAGCCACGAGGGCCTGCTGCTGGGCCAGGGCATCTTTGAGCAAAAGCTGCCCCTGCGCCAGGCCTGGGCCAACGCCGCCAGCAGCATCCAGACCCCGGCAGAAATCTACGCCGTGATGGGGGTCTGGGATGCTCGAGGGGTCAACAACTACAACGACCATTTCTGGAACCTGGGCCCGGTGGGCCCGGACATTCCTGGGCCAAGCGTGGAAGGCTTCTGGCGGCTTTCGGGGCCGTCGTAG